One segment of Primulina tabacum isolate GXHZ01 chromosome 6, ASM2559414v2, whole genome shotgun sequence DNA contains the following:
- the LOC142549009 gene encoding phosphomannomutase codes for MEAVRNPGLIALFDVDGTLTAPRKVTNTKMIEFMRELRKVVTVGVVGGSDLIKISEQLGKTVINDYDYVFAENGLVAYKDGMLIGTQSLKSFLGEEKLKEFINFTLHYIADLDIPIKRGTFIEFRSGMLNVSPIGRNCSQEERDEFEKYDKVLNIRSKMVSILREKFAHFNLTFSIGGQISFDVFPQGWDKTYCLRYLDEFHEIHFFGDKTYKGGNDFEIFESSRTIGHTVTSPEDTLKRCTSLFLDKNNGGS; via the exons ATGGAGGCTGTCAGGAATCCTGGTTTGATTGCTCTGTTTGATGTCGACGGAACTCTCACTGCTCCCAGAAag GTGACTAATACTAAGATGATAGAATTTATGCGGGAACTTCGGAAG GTTGTCACGGTGGGTGTTGTTGGAGGATCTGACCTTATTAAGATATCCGAGCAGCTTGGGAAAACAG TTATTAATGACTACGACTATGTGTTTGCTGAGAATGGCCTCGTGGCTTACAAGGACGGCATGTTGATTGGAACGCAG AGCTTGAAgtcatttcttggagaagaaaaGCTCAAG GAATTTATAAACTTCACTCTCCACTATATTGCTGATTTAGATATTCCCATCAAAAG AGGGACATTTATTGAATTTCGAAGTGGGATGCTTAACGTATCTCCAATCGGAAGAAACTGCAGCCAGGAAGAACGGGATGAGTTTGAAAAGTATGACAAG GTTCTCAACATACGCTCCAAAATGGTGTCCATCCTCCGTGAAAAGTTTGCCCATTTCAACCTAACATTTTCCATCGGAGGGCAAATCAGTTTTGAT GTTTTCCCTCAAGGTTGGGACAAGACATATTGTTTGAGATATCTGGACGAATTTCATGAAATTCACTTCTTTGGAGATAAGACATACAAG GGAGGAAATGATTTTGAGATATTCGAGTCCTCGAGAACCATAGGTCACACAG TAACTAGTCCTGAAGACACATTGAAGCGATGTACATCTCTCTTCTTGGACAAGAACAATGGAGGTTCCTAG